Genomic window (Peromyscus leucopus breed LL Stock chromosome 15, UCI_PerLeu_2.1, whole genome shotgun sequence):
gcttaaccaggccaaatgcttatccagccaaatgcttctagtttctggtcctcatgccttatatatctttctgctttctaccatcactctctgggattaaaggctggcattctgggattaaaggtgtgtgtcaccatgcttggctttttccaatgtggccttgaattcacagagatccagagggatttctatctctggaatgctaggattaaaggtgtgtgctatcactgcctaactagtgacttttctgttctctgactccagataagttcattaaggtacacaatattttggggaacacaataccaccacacagaggcaggtggatctctgagtttgaggccaacctggtctacagagtgagttccaggacagccagggctatgcagagaaaccctgtcttgaaaaaccaaaataaaataaaataaatctttaaaagcgtcaaatgtaaataaaaacaataacatgaCATTTTACCTATCAgattagtaataataaaaagtttagaGATACCCAGTGGTATTAGATGTACAAACACCCCCTGccgttgggggagggggagggtgatGACTCACTTGTAAAGTCCAGACTTTGCAAGCACAGGATCTAAGTTCAATGACCAGAACccatgtttgggggggggggggggggggggtgggggggggggaaggccaGTTGTGGTGACCCATGTACTTGTAAACCCAGGACCAGGAGGCGGAGAGAGGAGGACCCCTGGGCCTTGCTGATCAGGCatgcctacttggtgagttccaggccagtgagagatcttaTCTCCAATTCTTAAAGGTAGATAATGACTGATGAACAATacagtgttgtcctctgaccttcacaggtacacacacagacacatgtatgtacacctacacatgtatgtacctacacacataaacacaaacaggtacatacacacaaaaaatacttTGGAATTGAAAAGATATTGACAATCTTCTGGGAGCCCAATTTGTTAATTCTTATCAAAAGTTAAAATCTGTATAGCCTTGAGCatatttttcttgagacagggtctctctatatagctctagctgtcctagaactcaccttgtagaccaggctgtcttgaaattcacagaaatccatctgcctttaatccctagtgctggaattaaaggtttggGCCATCATACCTGTCTGTAACCTTGAACATACTTAACTTCTTGGAATTTAGTTAGCAGCTGTACTTACAAAAAGGTACTAAGTTGTGTATACAGGCCTGCCCATGACAAAATTGCTTGAAACAGCCATGAGCAGGAAAATGACTGAACACATTACAGTGCCTCCATCTTAGGAGATATTAAGTGGTTTCTAGAAAACATTTCTGCATGCtgacatgcaaaaaaaaaaatcaatatttacaAAGTGAAAATCATGCTGTAGAGTAATATGAATATATGATACAATtcatttttgaaaagagaaactATTAACTGACGGAGGAAATACGTGTTAAGAGATCCATTTTCTACAACTCCTACTTCTCTCAGTGCTAGGGACTGGAAACTAGAACTGATCTGAAATTCTGTACCATGAAGtgtaagaggggaaaaaaaaaaacttttaaaggaagaaatcgCCTTGAAAAGTGATAGAGACTCTACGTCATAGGATGACCATAGGTGGCTGGATATAAGGACATGCTGTGTCCTGAGGCTCCTGTGGCCCCTGGCTTCATGGGAAGTGAGAACGGGACAATATGGGTTCTGTAGACATAAGCCCTTGGcagcacatctctctctctctctctctctctctctctctctctctctctctctctctctctctctctctctctctctctctctcttttccaaaaTGTGTTTATTGGGATGGTTCCCACTCATCTTGAATCAGGTGCTTTTCAGTGCTGCTTCCTCCTGAAGGAGCATCCTTCCGTCAGCCTTGCTTTTCCGCCTGTGGGCTGACAGAGGACAGTGGAGCAGTTAACACACAAGACTACCGCCTGTGCATGGCTAAAGACCGTGGTGATCTTATAGCATCCTGGGCATTTCACGTGCATAAAGTAGGAATTGGGGCTCTGCACCAGgtgctttttcttgtgtttcctcttttcctcttctggagAGGGATGAAGGAGATCCTTTGCGAGAGGCATGTTCTCGTAGGGAGGTCGTCACCACcggaaaagctttttttttttttttttaatttatttatttattatgtatacagtgttctgtctgcatgaatGCCTGGAGGTCAccaagatctcattatggatggttgtgagccaccatgtggttgctgggaattgaactcaggacctctggaagaacagttagtgctcttaatcgctgagccatctctccagcccacatctcttctttctgcctgtacaatatccttttccctttcttttggcACGAAGACATGTTCTCCTTTTGGGAACTACTTTCTCTCCACCCTCAGTTTATGTTTCATGTTGGGGGCTGGACCATGACCTCCAGTTACAAGATTGGACATTGCCCCAGAAGAACGGTCATAATGGGTGCCAAGAGAGACACTACCCAAAGATGGCAGAAGCGCCCTCCCACAGAACAACTACTAGGGCTTGTGGACAAAGGAGATAATCTCTGAGAGCATGGCCGCCAGAGCAAATGTCTGGAACTGACATGTCCATTGTTACCGACACCTGGGCAGTGACTTGTCTGAAAATATAGCAAAACACAGGAAGACAGACTGTGTGACGAGAGACAGGTTCCTGTGGACATGACACCCTTGCATCCAGCCCGCGGAAGACTTTTCCAGTTTATATGAGCTTGTAAATTCTCACTCTTCCCTGAGCTGCTGTGAGCTGGGGGCCGATCGGTTTCATCGCAGAATCTCAACAGATTAGAAGCGCCATAGGTATTTGTTCCACCGCTGGCAATGCCCGCAGTATCCTCCGGCAGCCTTTACCACGATGCTTTCTGTCCTTTGGTCCACGTGTCCTCACCCTCCCACCCAGCCCAAAACAGGGAGCCAAAAAGAACAGAGCCTCGGTGACAGGAACGGTGAGGTACACTACTACCTGAAGGAGCACCATGACCACTTCCAGATCGGACCCTCTGGGGACATTTCTCTGAAAAAGCAATTT
Coding sequences:
- the LOC114683302 gene encoding 40S ribosomal protein S27-like is translated as MPLAKDLLHPSPEEEKRKHKKKHLVQSPNSYFMHVKCPGCYKITTVFSHAQAVVLCVNCSTVLCQPTGGKARLTEGCSFRRKQH